DNA sequence from the Excalfactoria chinensis isolate bCotChi1 chromosome 2, bCotChi1.hap2, whole genome shotgun sequence genome:
CTCGTAGCAAATAGCATAAGTGCAGTCTCAGCAAACCTGAtaccaaaaagagaaaagtgagaaacttcagttctgaaatTTGATGTGCTAcaggggggaaaataaaataaaatataacaaaataaaatataataaatccTTCCTTTTCAATTAAAAAGTCTTTGTCACTTGTGAACttctaaaatgtaaaatgcAGCAGCGACCATCATAGATAATCAATGCAAATGCATCCCTTTTTTAAGATATATCTTTACTCAGGTCtatcagttttcttcttctttagtATTCAGCAAAACAGATAAGAACCAATTTGGCACCCAAAGGAATGAGTTTCCTGGTGCTGGTTAGAGACAGTGGTTAATCCAGTCACCTTAATTCCTGTGAGAGAAACTGCTGTGCAACTCAAACTCTCACGTTTCACTCATGAGACAAGGGCTGAGCTTCAACTGAGGTAAGAACTGGGACAGGGAAAGAGATGAGACAGCTCctcttgttaaaaataaagtgcTGAATAGGGAGAGCACAGAAGAACAGCCTCACTGTTTGAACATCATGTGAAAAGTGTTCCAGTGTTTTCAGCCTGTCTCCAGAGAGATGGTTTTCCATCACAGTGGTTTCCATAAAGGCACCGTACATTACATCGGTAAAATATGGCAGCCCCATTTAACTCCagacaaagctgcagctttAGAATAATGTTTTGTATCAATTGTATAGAGGTGCTTCAGGCAGCAGCTGATGGGTTTCCACACAAAACAAGTACAGGCCCATaaactacctttttttttttttttttttttttggaaaaaagaaTCCAAATCCAAGAAGGTGTAGATGGGAAAACTGAATTACGTGTTTTTTAACTGTGCAAGTAATAACAGTGACAATACTTGAGTTAATCTGTCATTAGGACTTCTTGGAGTTGTGAGATGAataagaaagcattaaaaagggTGGGGGTTCTTGGTTTAATTTAAATTTCTGTCATCCTGTGAACCCAAACTGTCCGCAGGGGACTTGACTCAAGTTGAAATCAAGCTGAGGACCCTTCCTGTCATTATTAAAGACAAATGGATGGGTTTCATACACCCTCCTGCCCAACAGTTTCAGTCTTTTGGTTCCCTCTTTCCCTTCAACACTTTGAAAGCCACACTGTCAAACAGTGGTGGCCCCAATGTTAGCTGCcctaacccccccccccaatatcTCATGAAAGAAGCTTCATGACACAGTATCCCAGACTGCTTTACAACTGTACAAAAAATGCAGTTATTAATGCACAGTACTGGCGAGCATTGCTttggggtcactatggggtttgCAGCCACTGGAGAAACACTACAGTACATGAAATCCTAAAGAACACAGCTAGTAAAATAAATCCACATTATTCTACAATGGTGCAGATTATATTTCAGAGATAGTCTTGAAAATCAGTTTAATTTACAGATAACTTTGTTCTTCatatatgtttgtatatatatttctgtgtgtatatatatatatatatatatacacacacacaaaaaaagtggTTAATagtgttcttttaaatatttactttgctGTTATTTGGAGTATAATTGTTCCATTTAGTAGTGTTGGGCTCAAAGGACCGCTTTAACCCGGAGAGATTAATTATAGCCCTTGGAGTTATAAACACAAGtttgagaagcaaagcagaaaggagaggagagaaacacCTTTCATGCTGGCTATTAATGAGTTGATGTGCTTAGAAGCAACAACACACAAGCTGCACCCTTTCTGAATGAGCTTGCTGAAGGAAGGATTGGGGATGCCCATTAACTGGGGAAAAACAGCCCCTGAGATGTCACTGAATCATATAGGTGGAAAAAACCTCAAAgacatctagtccaactgtccacctaccaccaatattgcccactaaatcatgtccctagGTACCCTAGCTACACATTTATTGAGTTGGGGAGGGCAGCATGATGTAACAGCGGAGGTAATTTGCTGCAGGTCACTGAGATAGTTCCCCACTGAAACACAAATTTACCTGCACCTTCTGAAGACATCCTCTGACCTCCCATCTATCACAACAGCATCAATGAAACTGCCACACAGAGCAATGCATGTTGGGCAGAGGAGTCCATCCAACCTGCATCTCCAGCCCACATGCCTTGCTCACTGCATGGCCCAGCCAGCAGACATCTTACCTAGTGAGGGGTCGGCTACTCCCTCCTCCGAGCTCTCCTCAGCCCCCTCTTCTCCCAGGCCAGAGGTGGCTGAGTCCTCCAGAGCAGATGCGGAGTCAGGTGTGCTGGGTCCACTGACGGAACCCAAGTCCCCTTCTTCGCTGCTGGAGCCATAGCGGTCAGGCTGGGCAGCCGTCCCACCTTCGCGGCAGCTCCTCCGCTCCTTGCGGTGCACCCGTGAGTGCAGCACCATTTGGTGGTAGGTGCGGAAGATCTTGCCGCACTCAAAGCACTCGGTGGACTTGTTCTGGGTGGCCCGCCTGCCCTGCCGTGAGGAGGGACGGTAGTCCACAGCACCCTGGGCAGGTGGGCAGCTCTCCCCTGGCAGGACACTGCTGGCCTTCTCCAGGCGCCCGCTGGGACAGCTCTTCTTCTTAGGgttgctggaggagctgggcgAATCCTGCTCCCGCTTGCGCTTCTCCTGGTTGACGAGGATGTATTCCCTCTTATCTTTGTCGTAAGTCACATCCGCATCTGCCAGGGCCTCGTCCCACCCCAAATACTTCACATACTCGGAGGGCTCTGCTACTTTTCCTTTGGTGGCCAGCTGCCAAGCTTGGTAGCTACTGACTGGATCCAGCTCAGCTACTCTTTTTCCAGGCTGTCCTCTTGTAACTCTATCCATCCCTACAGATGGTCTTAGACTGAGacactgcaagaaaaactgctttgttaCTGAGGGGCTCAGGCTCCCATCCATTAAGCCCTCGGTTTTATCCCCAGTGCTGCCCCGCTGAGCCCGGTAGTGCACAGCATTATGAGCTTTTAGGCTTTCCATATTTGTAAACAGATTTCCACACTTGGTGCAGACTTCATACAGGGACAGGCCAGTCACAATCGTCTCTTCCTGTATCACATCATTGATAGTGGCTATGAGCTCCAGctcatttttcagtttgtttttgctCCCAGATCTCGGGCCATGTGACTTCATGTGGTTTTTGAGAAACCAGGGCTCTTTGAATCTTCTGCCACAAATGTGGCAGCCATGATCAAATGAGCCCCTATGCTTTTTCATGTGAGCTTTCAGGAACCAGGTCTGACTGAAGGCCTGGCCACAGACTTCACAAGGAAACTCACCAGCACTCAGCTCACTCTTGCAGTTCTCAGTGTAGGCCTCCCCATTTGGGACCTGAGCAGTAACATGGTCCTTCTCCACGTGGCTTAACAATGACTCCTCCCTCAGGGTCATGAAGCTACACAGTCTGCACTTGAACGGTTTGTGGATCTGGTGCAGGTGCTGCTCCAGgtccttcttcctttcaaatttgcttttgcaaaagGTGCACGGGTAAGCAGACAGCTTGCCATCCTCCTCAGCAGGCGTCGCCTCTGTGGCAtcctttttgctgcttctcAACAAGATCTTGCTGCTGTCTAACTGAGCACTACCATTCAAGATCTTGTTGCAGGCAGACGTGCTTTTGGTGGGGCTGGTGCAGCCGCCAAGGCCCTCCGACACTCCCATCTCACCCAACTGCGCCTCTCCCATCTCCACCTCATGTCCCTGACTTAAAGTGCCTGTCCTGTGGCTACGGATGTGGATCTTCAGGTTGCCCTTTTGGGAAGCTCTGTGATCGCAGTAAGGGCATTTGTAGGGCTTCTCACCTGTGTGCTTCCTCATGTGCTGCGATAAGGAGCTCTGAAAAGGGAAACTTTTACCAcagatgcagcagctgtggcacaTGGTCTTGTCAGCATCCATGTCATTCTTGCTCAGCTTGCCTGGGCTGGAGGATCTCCGTAATGCcatttctgcctctctgctacGATCCATCTGTATTACTGCAGCAGTGGGTGAGTGGGGCAGGAGGATTAAAGCATgtctggcagcagaggagggtTGAACCGTGTTCTCAATCATACGGTTCTGCAGAGATGTTTTATTGCTTCATTCTTGGAGTAACATTTCTCCTTGCAGCTGCTCAAAGCGCCGACTTATTTCTGCGTGTTCTGTTAGCGGATGGCAGAGATCACctggaacaagaagaaaagcacataaACTTACAAAGATCA
Encoded proteins:
- the ZNF516 gene encoding zinc finger protein 516; this translates as MIENTVQPSSAARHALILLPHSPTAAVIQMDRSREAEMALRRSSSPGKLSKNDMDADKTMCHSCCICGKSFPFQSSLSQHMRKHTGEKPYKCPYCDHRASQKGNLKIHIRSHRTGTLSQGHEVEMGEAQLGEMGVSEGLGGCTSPTKSTSACNKILNGSAQLDSSKILLRSSKKDATEATPAEEDGKLSAYPCTFCKSKFERKKDLEQHLHQIHKPFKCRLCSFMTLREESLLSHVEKDHVTAQVPNGEAYTENCKSELSAGEFPCEVCGQAFSQTWFLKAHMKKHRGSFDHGCHICGRRFKEPWFLKNHMKSHGPRSGSKNKLKNELELIATINDVIQEETIVTGLSLYEVCTKCGNLFTNMESLKAHNAVHYRAQRGSTGDKTEGLMDGSLSPSVTKQFFLQCLSLRPSVGMDRVTRGQPGKRVAELDPVSSYQAWQLATKGKVAEPSEYVKYLGWDEALADADVTYDKDKREYILVNQEKRKREQDSPSSSSNPKKKSCPSGRLEKASSVLPGESCPPAQGAVDYRPSSRQGRRATQNKSTECFECGKIFRTYHQMVLHSRVHRKERRSCREGGTAAQPDRYGSSSEEGDLGSVSGPSTPDSASALEDSATSGLGEEGAEESSEEGVADPSLDEKPYHCSFSEEETPMVTSQLEENMKLGSHNARANEANESKPEIPALVSTLESVIKEPFSKYQDLKGSADIKMPAFHHSQGLPCSSHFAGFVSGVGQTSSNVVMDLKTSLEMQASHSRENLLDLHREHPLIEKGAEAEEAVPLDLSEKSTRDNSCNKNLNISLQAALIIYPCPFCSHKTYYPEVLWMHKRILHKISCNSMVPPWVQQNGFKSIKNNLVFLARSGRTGPPPVLGGKECQPLPVARFTRTQVPSALPGSKSSSLPVGMTAKSGSMHQSKDSHAFGHCGPRLSGLDGYRQPKVNHSQEQYSTAAQQPPLKSKYEANSKLTQMGAYSGSITPTQTVISRPSMQPTNSKQVEKYVVPQGSTGFVPSGKHCASDSMKAKYNPPPQYHPLCKNEQYTKHEEPSVPQRESHMKAGNEMRTLANCTAVTRASPLMQPQPSAAGVSSVLHSSKQDLGSDGHEKRLDILNIFKTYIPKDLASLYQTCGANSPVLDHAGMLRTQTRQGDCVCRECGKCFNQPSHLRTHQRSHTVVFESNGLRGTEVHTTSADAPKQGRDHTGADIAHTLPLRKGT